The Mercurialis annua linkage group LG2, ddMerAnnu1.2, whole genome shotgun sequence genome contains a region encoding:
- the LOC126666820 gene encoding heterodimeric geranylgeranyl pyrophosphate synthase small subunit, chloroplastic-like — protein MAGVSPYTHRNPMARRVFSLSVRNPPLDSYRPFVFSMSKSGKVDYWTSINADIDAHLKQAISIRPPVTVFEPMHHLTFAAPESSAPALCIAACELVGGSRDWAMAAASAIHLMYAAAFTHENLPLTDQTNRNCMLSTHKFGPNVELLTGDGMIPFGFELLSKMNDPAQNNPDRVLRAIIEISRAMGSQGMIEGRYNELQYDESFPEAWLQRVCAKKEGSLHACAAACGAILGGGNEEDIEKLRRYGVYVGMIQGIYNKVERNEVCLKEVNKLKKLALKELKDFDEEKIKAISSVVDDKFCHIISA, from the coding sequence ATGGCCGGAGTTTCACCTTACACGCACCGCAATCCGATGGCTCGCCGTGTTTTTTCGCTTTCTGTTCGTAATCCTCCTTTAGATTCTTATAGGCCATTTGTATTTTCCATGTCCAAATCGGGTAAGGTTGATTATTGGACCTCTATAAATGCTGACATTGATGCCCATCTCAAGCAGGCCATTTCTATTAGGCCTCCGGTCACCGTATTCGAGCCCATGCATCATTTGACGTTCGCTGCGCCGGAGAGTTCAGCTCCGGCACTGTGTATAGCTGCTTGTGAGCTTGTTGGCGGTAGTCGTGATTGGGCTATGGCTGCAGCATCTGCTATACATCTAATGTATGCTGCTGCTTTTACTCATGAGAATCTTCCGTTGACCGATCAGACCAATAGAAATTGTATGCTTAGTACTCATAAGTTTGGTCCAAATGTAGAGCTTCTTACAGGTGATGGAATGATCCCATTTGGGTTTGAGTTATTATCCAAGATGAATGATCCGGCCCAAAATAATCCGGATCGGGTTTTACGAGCGATCATTGAAATCTCACGCGCCATGGGTTCGCAAGGGATGATAGAAGGACGGTACAATGAATTACAATATGACGAATCCTTTCCCGAAGCGTGGCTCCAACGAGTTTGTGCGAAAAAAGAAGGTTCGTTACACGCGTGTGCCGCGGCGTGTGGAGCAATATTAGGAGGTGGAAATGAGGAggatatagaaaaattaagaagGTATGGAGTTTATGTTGGTATGATACAAGGAATATACAATAAGGTTGAAAGAAATGAGGTGTGTTTAAAAGAAGTTAATAAGCTTAAAAAGTTGGCACTTAAAGAATTGAAAGATTTTGATGAAGAAAAAATTAAAGCAATTTCTAGTGTTGTTGACGATAAGTTTTGTCATATAATTAGTGCATAG
- the LOC126669435 gene encoding uncharacterized protein LOC126669435, protein MKPTSRSSLARARNTDCFQRYLKPGALAQLRNSKISARSPKPINFISLIHHPVEESHHQMSMDDQVVVPNFLVSSKIYGGGFKRKKLMAARRSVFFLNLESNNNNDGSSIVVYNNDALVAH, encoded by the coding sequence ATGAAACCCACTTCAAGATCCTCCCTCGCAAGAGCAAGAAACACCGACTGCTTCCAAAGATATTTAAAACCAGGAGCTTTGGCCCAACTCAGAAACTCCAAGATCAGCGCCAGATCTCCCAAACCCATCAATTTTATCTCCTTAATTCACCACCCAGTTGAAGAATCTCATCATCAGATGTCCATGGATGACCAAGTTGTTGTTCCGAATTTCTTGGTCAGCAGCAAGATCTATGGCGgcggttttaaaagaaaaaagctTATGGCGGCTAGAAGATCTGTTTTCTTTCTGAATTTGGAGTCGAATAATAATAATGACGGGTCTTCAATTGTTGTGTATAATAATGATGCTCTTGTTGCTCATTGA
- the LOC126669433 gene encoding ATP synthase gamma chain, chloroplastic-like gives MSSFNLNMWVNPKTSKLQAFPHPLQLQANPFRQLIQISYLNNRTKNNTLSQITVQCGLRELRERIRTVKSTQKITEAMKLVAAAKIRKAQEAVINGRPFAQSLIEMLYHINEQLQLEDVDVPLTNIRPVKKVALVVITGDRGLCGGFNNAVLKKAEIRMMELKKMGLDFFVISVGKKGNAYFKRRPSVCVDKFIEGDSFPTSKEAQLIADEVFSLFVSEDVDKVELVYTKFVSLVKSDPVICTLLPLSPRGGVPDVNGNCVDAADDEFFRLTSKEGKLAVEREGVKAKKDGIMPLMEFEQDPAQILDAMMPLYLNSQILRALQESLASELAARMNAMSNATDNAVDLHKNLSMVYNRERQTKITGEILEIVAGAEALRERD, from the coding sequence ATGTCTTCTTTCAATCTAAACATGTGGGTCAATCCAAAAACTTCAAAGCTTCAAGCTTTTCCTCACCCTCTTCAACTCCAAGCAAACCCATTTCGCCAATTAATCCAAATTTCCTATCTCAATAACAGAACTAAGAACAACACTTTATCTCAGATTACAGTTCAATGCGGTCTACGTGAGCTAAGAGAACGTATTCGTACAGTCAAAAGCACTCAAAAGATCACTGAGGCAATGAAGCTGGTTGCAGCTGCCAAGATTAGAAAAGCTCAAGAAGCTGTTATTAATGGTAGACCCTTTGCTCAATCACTTATTGAAATGCTTTATCATATTAATGAACAGCTTCAGTTAGAGGATGTTGATGTTCCTTTAACTAATATTAGGCCGGTAAAGAAGGTGGCTTTAGTTGTTATTACTGGTGATAGAGGTCTTTGTGGTGGGTTCAATAATGCTGTGTTGAAAAAAGCCGAGATTAGAAtgatggaattgaaaaaaatggggttggatttttttgttattagtgTTGGGAAGAAGGGTAATGCTTATTTTAAGAGAAGGCCGAGTGTTTGTGTTGATAAGTTTATCGAGGGGGATAGTTTTCCAACTTCGAAAGAGGCTCAACTGATTGCTGATGAAGTATTTTCGTTGTTTGTTAGTGAAGACGTTGATAAGGTTGAGTTGGTGTATACTAAGTTTGTTTCTTTGGTGAAGTCTGACCCTGTAATTTGTACATTGTTGCCATTGTCGCCTAGAGGAGGAGTTCCTGATGTGAATGGGAACTGTGTTGATGCTGCAGATGATGAGTTTTTTAGGTTGACGAGTAAGGAGGGAAAGTTGGCTGTTGAGAGGGAGGGTGTGAAGGCAAAGAAGGATGGTATTATGCCTCTTATGGAGTTTGAGCAAGACCCGGCTCAAATTCTTGATGCTATGATGCCTCTTTATTTAAACAGTCAGATTTTGAGGGCGTTACAGGAGTCGCTGGCTAGTGAGCTTGCAGCAAGGATGAATGCCATGAGTAATGCCACAGATAATGCAGTTGATTTGCATAAGAATTTGTCTATGGTATACAATCGAGAACGGCAAACGAAAATTACAGGAGAGATATTGGAGATTGTTGCTGGAGCTGAGGCACTAAGAGAGAGAGATTAA
- the LOC126669434 gene encoding uncharacterized protein LOC126669434 isoform X2 yields MWVKTKQGTAISQEQKRLMVSVMKEKRWVVFKGVEDDPTSIPVEWICWLNGQRKKAPTPEEMIELEARRELVRQNIALRKKEEEERRAREGGSRKVSSTGKVGGPDLKSFIQQFPSDSKGLKFKEESKATDRARKRDREPENAEEDPLPSSSEPSGSGSTYRPGTWQPPT; encoded by the exons ATGTGGGTCAAGACAAAGCAGGGAACCGCTATTTCACAAGAACAGAAGAGATTGATGGTATCAGTAA TGAAAGAGAAAAGATGGGTAGTCTTCAAAGGGGTCGAGGATGATCCAACCTCCATTCCAG TTGAATGGATTTGCTGGTTGAATGGGCAGCGTAAAAAGGCTCCTACTCCTGAG GAAATGATTGAACTTGAAGCAAGACGTGAGCTTGTAAGACAAAACATAGCTC TTCGCaagaaagaagaagaggaaaGGAGAGCTAGAGAAGGTGGTTCTCGCAAAGTCAGTAGCACTG GTAAAGTTGGAGGTCCAGACTTGAAAAGTTTCATTCAACAGTTTCCCAGTGATTCAAAAG GTCTCAAGTTCAAGGAAGAATCAAAAGCAACAGACAGAGCAAG GAAAAGAGATAGAGAGCCTGAAAATGCAGAAGAAGATCCTCTGCCATC GTCTTCAGAACCTTCAGGATCTGGTTCAACTTACAGGCCAGGGACATGGCAGCCACCGACTTAA
- the LOC126669434 gene encoding uncharacterized protein LOC126669434 isoform X1: protein MSKIFRRVSEFFKTRNHVGQDKAGNRYFTRTEEIDGIMKEKRWVVFKGVEDDPTSIPVEWICWLNGQRKKAPTPEEMIELEARRELVRQNIALRKKEEEERRAREGGSRKVSSTGKVGGPDLKSFIQQFPSDSKGLKFKEESKATDRARKRDREPENAEEDPLPSSSEPSGSGSTYRPGTWQPPT from the exons ATGTCAAAGATATTTAGAAGGGTTTCCGAATTCTTTAAAACCCGAAATCATGTGGGTCAAGACAAAGCAGGGAACCGCTATTTCACAAGAACAGAAGAGATTGATGGTATCA TGAAAGAGAAAAGATGGGTAGTCTTCAAAGGGGTCGAGGATGATCCAACCTCCATTCCAG TTGAATGGATTTGCTGGTTGAATGGGCAGCGTAAAAAGGCTCCTACTCCTGAG GAAATGATTGAACTTGAAGCAAGACGTGAGCTTGTAAGACAAAACATAGCTC TTCGCaagaaagaagaagaggaaaGGAGAGCTAGAGAAGGTGGTTCTCGCAAAGTCAGTAGCACTG GTAAAGTTGGAGGTCCAGACTTGAAAAGTTTCATTCAACAGTTTCCCAGTGATTCAAAAG GTCTCAAGTTCAAGGAAGAATCAAAAGCAACAGACAGAGCAAG GAAAAGAGATAGAGAGCCTGAAAATGCAGAAGAAGATCCTCTGCCATC GTCTTCAGAACCTTCAGGATCTGGTTCAACTTACAGGCCAGGGACATGGCAGCCACCGACTTAA
- the LOC126669434 gene encoding uncharacterized protein LOC126669434 isoform X3 yields MSKIFRRVSEFFKTRNHVGQDKAGNRYFTRTEEIDGIMKEKRWVVFKGVEDDPTSIPVEWICWLNGQRKKAPTPEEMIELEARRELVRQNIALRKKEEEERRAREGGSRKVSSTGKVGGPDLKSFIQQFPSDSKGLKFKEESKATDRARSSEPSGSGSTYRPGTWQPPT; encoded by the exons ATGTCAAAGATATTTAGAAGGGTTTCCGAATTCTTTAAAACCCGAAATCATGTGGGTCAAGACAAAGCAGGGAACCGCTATTTCACAAGAACAGAAGAGATTGATGGTATCA TGAAAGAGAAAAGATGGGTAGTCTTCAAAGGGGTCGAGGATGATCCAACCTCCATTCCAG TTGAATGGATTTGCTGGTTGAATGGGCAGCGTAAAAAGGCTCCTACTCCTGAG GAAATGATTGAACTTGAAGCAAGACGTGAGCTTGTAAGACAAAACATAGCTC TTCGCaagaaagaagaagaggaaaGGAGAGCTAGAGAAGGTGGTTCTCGCAAAGTCAGTAGCACTG GTAAAGTTGGAGGTCCAGACTTGAAAAGTTTCATTCAACAGTTTCCCAGTGATTCAAAAG GTCTCAAGTTCAAGGAAGAATCAAAAGCAACAGACAGAGCAAG GTCTTCAGAACCTTCAGGATCTGGTTCAACTTACAGGCCAGGGACATGGCAGCCACCGACTTAA
- the LOC126669436 gene encoding protein S40-4 encodes MDNNRYGIMRQGSGIWRSLRDSDFEEEDIWDVLRDQKDSDSKNFGKSTDSSISFSISRNLSAARMIPPRANSSGSSSSNHSSHETNFGVSVHQQSAPVNIPDWSKISKKKSSKNVDSWQDPNDYDDDGGGDYESNNQDNYVDGDYDDGDNSYRLPPHEVISRRLARSQISSFSVFEGVGRKLKGRDLSKVRNAVLTRTGFLESP; translated from the coding sequence ATGGATAACAATAGGTATGGTATAATGAGACAAGGAAGTGGAATATGGAGATCATTAAGAGATTCAGAttttgaagaagaagatatTTGGGATGTTTTAAGAGACCAAAAAGATTCAGATTCCAAGAATTTTGGAAAATCAACAGATTcttcaatttcattttcaatttcaagAAACCTTTCTGCTGCAAGAATGATACCACCAAGAGCTAATAGTAGtggcagcagcagcagcaaccaTTCTTCTCATGAAACCAATTTTGGAGTATCAGTACACCAGCAATCAGCACCAGTCAACATTCCTGATTGGTCCAAGATTTCTAAGAAGAAATCTTCCAAAAATGTTGATTCTTGGCAAGATCCTAATGattatgatgatgatggtggtggTGATTATGAGTCTAATAATCAAGATAATTATGTTGATGGTGATTATGATGATGGGGATAATAGCTATAGATTGCCTCCACATGAGGTGATTTCAAGAAGATTAGCAAGAAGTCAGATTTCttcattttctgtttttgaAGGTGTTGGGAGGAAACTCAAAGGGAGAGATTTAAGTAAAGTTAGAAATGCGGTTTTGACCAGAACTGGATTTCTCGAATCACCTTGA